In Sphingobacterium thalpophilum, a genomic segment contains:
- a CDS encoding metal ABC transporter permease: MIAFWIILTGALVAISCGLLGSFLILRKMSMVGDAISHAVLPGIVIAFLWSGSRDTLPMLLGAGATGLLATFIIEYLHRKARLQTDASIGIVFTFMFAVGIILISTFAGKIDLDQDCVLYGELAYVPINLWILPDGTSIGPKPVYILSVVLLLVVLFIYFGYKELKLTSFDPSFAAAIGISTALWHYLLMAAVSFTTVSAFESVGAILVITFLIGPPATAYLLTENLKKMLLITVGIGVLVSFTGYWLAYWLNASIAGCMALMTGVLFAIVFVYTQFVLKNRKRKLAIKDISLSQNIG, encoded by the coding sequence ATGATAGCATTTTGGATAATATTAACCGGAGCACTGGTGGCTATTTCCTGCGGACTGCTGGGCAGTTTCCTCATACTCCGCAAAATGAGTATGGTAGGCGATGCCATCAGCCACGCCGTATTGCCTGGCATTGTTATCGCTTTCTTATGGAGCGGTAGCCGTGATACGCTTCCGATGCTTCTTGGTGCAGGAGCCACGGGGTTATTAGCGACATTCATCATCGAATACCTGCACCGCAAAGCCCGTTTACAGACCGATGCTTCTATTGGCATTGTCTTTACCTTTATGTTTGCGGTAGGCATCATTCTTATCAGCACTTTTGCCGGAAAGATAGACCTTGACCAAGATTGTGTACTCTACGGAGAACTTGCTTACGTACCTATTAATCTCTGGATACTTCCAGACGGCACAAGCATTGGTCCCAAACCGGTATATATCCTTTCGGTAGTGCTGCTCCTCGTGGTATTGTTTATTTATTTCGGCTACAAAGAACTGAAGCTAACCTCGTTTGACCCGTCTTTTGCTGCGGCTATAGGCATTTCTACCGCATTGTGGCATTATCTCCTGATGGCGGCAGTATCCTTTACCACTGTAAGTGCCTTTGAATCTGTGGGAGCGATATTGGTCATTACTTTTCTTATCGGACCGCCTGCAACGGCTTACCTATTGACTGAAAACTTAAAGAAAATGCTTCTCATTACGGTGGGTATCGGCGTTCTGGTTTCCTTTACCGGATATTGGTTGGCTTATTGGCTTAACGCTTCCATTGCAGGATGTATGGCGTTGATGACAGGTGTTTTGTTTGCCATTGTTTTCGTGTACACGCAATTTGTGCTGAAAAATAGAAAAAGAAAACTGGCGATAAAAGATATTTCACTGTCGCAAAACATAGGATAA